One stretch of Chitinophaga pendula DNA includes these proteins:
- the rnhA gene encoding ribonuclease HI, translating to MADLIIYTDGSSRGNPGPGGYGVILMWGQVRKEISQGYRRTTNNRMELLAVIVALEALKKPGLVANIFTDSEYVVNAVTKGWLWNWVKIGFKDKKNADLWKRFIPLFRQHQVKLNWVKGHASNPFNNRCDELATSAADSGNWLIDEGFEQAEKGL from the coding sequence CTCCTCCCGTGGCAATCCCGGCCCCGGCGGTTATGGCGTAATCCTCATGTGGGGACAGGTACGTAAAGAAATATCCCAGGGATATCGCCGTACCACCAACAACCGCATGGAACTACTGGCCGTCATCGTCGCTCTCGAAGCACTCAAAAAACCAGGCCTCGTCGCCAACATATTCACCGATAGCGAATACGTCGTCAACGCCGTCACCAAAGGCTGGCTGTGGAATTGGGTCAAGATCGGCTTCAAGGATAAAAAAAATGCCGACCTCTGGAAACGCTTCATCCCCCTCTTCCGCCAACACCAAGTAAAACTGAACTGGGTAAAAGGACACGCCAGCAACCCATTCAATAACCGCTGCGACGAACTCGCCACTTCCGCAGCCGATAGCGGCAACTGGCTCATCGATGAAGGCTTCGAACAGGCCGAAAAAGGCTTGTAG
- a CDS encoding bacteriocin fulvocin C-related protein, which produces MAIFRALTPEKKVKLWQEKINIVLAGNQLSESDKTHLRKLINYLQPYHYESTKGRSDFAVYAKRWEEDAKKMGWDSAKVFFNTNTWLTETEFKALRTKVMEEEKLNTQNNRATGPSCSCSYDIYCGSSFYGKHTADLLIVFERGRVPYRTS; this is translated from the coding sequence ATGGCAATCTTCAGAGCACTAACGCCTGAAAAAAAAGTAAAACTATGGCAGGAGAAAATTAATATCGTTTTAGCCGGCAATCAATTAAGCGAAAGTGATAAAACACATTTGCGAAAATTGATCAATTACCTCCAGCCTTATCACTATGAATCAACGAAGGGAAGAAGTGATTTTGCTGTCTATGCTAAACGATGGGAAGAAGATGCCAAAAAAATGGGATGGGATAGCGCCAAAGTTTTCTTTAATACCAATACCTGGTTAACTGAAACTGAATTCAAAGCCTTAAGAACAAAAGTGATGGAAGAAGAGAAATTAAATACGCAAAATAATAGAGCCACCGGACCTTCCTGTTCATGCAGTTATGATATCTACTGCGGTAGCTCTTTTTATGGAAAACATACAGCCGATTTATTGATTGTCTTTGAGAGAGGTCGAGTTCCCTATCGAACCTCTTAG
- a CDS encoding SusC/RagA family TonB-linked outer membrane protein gives MNFMYKRILLLLALLLPFALYAQTKEISGTILSAQDNIPLPGASVKVKGTAKGTVTNTDGQFKFDVDATATTLVITYVGMQQQEVAITNTSLKVFLRPASRDIDEYVVVAYGAAKKSSYTGAVSQIKKDQIERLQVSSISKALQGLAPGLQSVSASGQPGTEATIRIRGIGSINASSDPLYVVDGAPYSGPINAINPFDIESISILKDAASSALYGSRGANGVIIITTKQGKNTAKGATVNARVSRGISNRAVKDYTQLGGDQYFELTWEALRNAALANGTPAALAAEQASNRLVERLGINPYGPQFPRPVGTDGKLAPGARLLWNDNWQKATQQQGNRTEANLNISGAGENVRYFISGGYLDDQGIALASGFKRYSVRTNLEINAKEWLKIGLNMNAAHSLQNSPPSEDSRTDNSINYGRLMAPIYPIYQRTPDGQFVLDAAGNQILDYGAYRPSAANANTNLIGTAGLDKHDSIRDNVSARLFAEIAILKELKFKTSFNIDYTNRTASDYTNPEFGWDAPIKGTVSRYNSRTLSWTLSNIFTYEKTFNRNHHINLLAGQEAYSYNWRYINGERQNFALPGLQEPTAASQLKGFGGYSIDYSLASYLGRAEYDYQGKYYLSGSLRTDGTSRFSPNRRWGTFWSLGASWLLHREEFLKNQSWINSLSLKASYGGQGNDNIGNYFAYQGLYTLYSNLGEGGTYKSRLGTPNLQWETNLNLNIGVDFSLFQNRLSGTIEYFQRKSQKLLYARPMAPSTGFSSVDENIGALKNTGIDVQLRGIPVQTKDFSWAVDLNVSHYKNRITSLPQQEIISGTKKLMVGKSIYDFFIREWAGVNPDNGNPEWYKVDASGKKTRTSVYADATQVYAGSALPDFFGGLNNTFTYKGISLSVLLTYSVGGKVLDGDVPLLYHNGSSPGRAWHADMINRWTPENRNTDIPKLSTVNNNWTSTSTRFLYDASYARLKNVTLTYALPHSLLQYIHLSGLSIYVQGDNLLTWFGHKGMDPEQTVGGTTYFRYPAIKSFSAGINLSF, from the coding sequence ATGAATTTTATGTACAAACGTATTCTTTTATTGCTGGCATTACTGCTGCCGTTTGCGTTGTATGCGCAGACGAAAGAAATAAGCGGTACCATCCTGTCTGCACAGGACAATATACCACTACCAGGCGCTTCCGTAAAAGTAAAAGGAACCGCTAAAGGTACCGTTACTAACACAGATGGGCAGTTCAAATTCGACGTGGACGCCACCGCCACCACATTAGTGATAACTTATGTGGGAATGCAACAACAGGAGGTGGCCATCACAAATACATCATTGAAAGTATTCTTAAGACCTGCCAGTAGGGATATTGATGAATATGTTGTTGTCGCTTATGGCGCCGCGAAAAAGTCTAGTTATACCGGCGCAGTATCCCAGATTAAAAAAGATCAGATCGAACGTTTACAGGTATCCAGTATTTCGAAGGCATTGCAAGGACTCGCACCTGGCCTGCAATCAGTATCTGCTAGCGGTCAGCCGGGAACAGAGGCCACTATCCGCATCCGTGGTATTGGCTCCATAAATGCTTCCAGCGATCCGCTATATGTAGTGGATGGCGCACCTTACTCCGGACCTATTAACGCCATCAATCCTTTTGATATCGAATCCATCAGCATACTGAAAGATGCCGCTTCAAGCGCATTATACGGATCCAGAGGAGCCAACGGTGTTATCATCATTACGACGAAGCAAGGTAAAAATACCGCCAAAGGGGCAACTGTCAACGCCAGAGTAAGCCGTGGTATCAGCAATAGAGCCGTAAAAGACTATACACAGCTTGGTGGCGATCAATATTTTGAACTAACCTGGGAAGCACTGCGAAACGCTGCATTAGCCAATGGTACACCAGCAGCCTTGGCGGCAGAACAAGCCAGCAACCGACTGGTCGAAAGACTGGGCATCAACCCGTATGGACCGCAATTCCCTCGCCCCGTAGGCACAGATGGTAAATTAGCCCCTGGTGCCCGCCTCCTTTGGAATGATAACTGGCAGAAAGCAACCCAGCAACAAGGTAATCGTACAGAAGCCAACCTGAACATCAGCGGCGCCGGCGAAAATGTCCGTTACTTTATTTCCGGTGGATACCTCGATGACCAGGGAATCGCGCTGGCATCCGGATTTAAAAGATATTCAGTAAGGACCAATCTGGAGATAAATGCCAAAGAATGGCTGAAAATTGGCCTTAACATGAATGCTGCCCACTCACTGCAAAATAGCCCTCCCTCTGAAGATAGTCGTACCGATAACTCTATTAACTACGGACGATTAATGGCTCCGATCTATCCCATCTATCAACGCACACCCGACGGGCAGTTCGTGCTTGATGCAGCAGGCAACCAGATACTGGATTATGGAGCTTATCGCCCTAGTGCCGCCAACGCTAACACTAACCTTATAGGTACCGCCGGCCTGGACAAACATGACAGTATCCGGGATAACGTCTCTGCCCGCCTTTTTGCAGAAATCGCTATCTTAAAGGAACTGAAATTTAAAACCAGTTTTAATATCGACTATACCAATCGTACCGCAAGTGATTACACCAATCCGGAATTTGGATGGGATGCACCAATAAAAGGTACCGTCTCCAGGTATAACAGCCGCACATTAAGCTGGACATTGAGTAACATATTTACCTACGAGAAGACGTTTAACCGCAACCACCATATTAATTTGTTGGCAGGACAAGAAGCTTATAGCTACAACTGGCGATATATTAATGGTGAACGCCAGAATTTTGCATTGCCTGGTCTGCAGGAACCAACAGCAGCTTCTCAGCTGAAAGGATTTGGCGGCTATAGCATCGACTACAGCCTCGCCAGTTATCTTGGCCGCGCAGAATACGACTATCAGGGTAAATATTACCTCTCCGGATCCCTCCGCACAGATGGTACTTCCCGGTTCTCTCCCAATCGTCGTTGGGGTACATTCTGGTCATTGGGTGCCTCCTGGCTGCTACACCGTGAAGAATTCCTGAAAAATCAATCCTGGATCAATAGCCTGAGCCTGAAAGCCAGCTATGGTGGACAAGGAAATGATAACATTGGTAACTATTTCGCCTACCAGGGCCTATACACCTTGTACAGCAACCTGGGAGAAGGAGGAACATATAAAAGCCGGCTGGGTACACCCAATTTGCAATGGGAAACAAACCTTAACCTGAATATAGGTGTAGACTTCTCCCTGTTCCAAAACCGCCTTAGTGGTACCATCGAATACTTCCAACGTAAATCACAAAAACTTTTATACGCCAGACCAATGGCACCTTCTACCGGCTTCAGTTCCGTAGATGAAAATATAGGTGCGCTCAAAAATACAGGTATAGATGTACAACTGCGCGGTATTCCTGTACAAACTAAAGACTTTAGCTGGGCAGTAGATCTCAATGTTTCTCACTACAAAAACAGGATCACCTCGCTGCCACAACAAGAGATCATCAGCGGTACCAAGAAATTAATGGTAGGTAAATCCATCTATGATTTCTTCATCCGCGAATGGGCCGGCGTAAACCCGGATAATGGTAACCCCGAATGGTATAAAGTAGATGCAAGCGGCAAGAAAACACGTACTTCCGTGTACGCAGATGCTACACAGGTATATGCCGGCTCCGCTTTGCCTGACTTCTTTGGTGGTCTAAACAATACCTTTACTTATAAGGGAATATCCCTCTCCGTATTATTGACTTATAGCGTAGGTGGTAAAGTACTGGATGGCGACGTTCCCCTGTTGTATCATAATGGCTCCTCCCCGGGAAGGGCCTGGCATGCAGACATGATCAACCGCTGGACCCCGGAAAACAGGAATACAGATATCCCGAAATTATCCACCGTCAATAACAACTGGACCTCTACCTCCACCCGCTTCCTATACGATGCTTCTTATGCAAGGCTGAAAAATGTAACGCTGACTTATGCCTTACCGCATTCGCTACTCCAATATATACACCTCAGCGGCCTTAGTATATATGTGCAAGGTGACAATCTTCTCACTTGGTTCGGACACAAAGGAATGGACCCGGAACAGACAGTGGGGGGGACTACTTACTTCCGCTATCCGGCTATCAAAAGTTTTTCAGCAGGTATCAACCTGAGCTTCTAG
- a CDS encoding RagB/SusD family nutrient uptake outer membrane protein, whose product MKKNKLYIGIALISSVLAGSCSKDFLDQSPTNAVPEEVVFNSVANAETVINGTWGYLMETFNSFANPGYSAILRTSDAMGSDVAILTSKYGYPASYQFVDASDRTTGRVSGFWNLLYKVIDNTNNIIARIDNVPGDDNKRRYIKGQALVLRSYCYLTLASFYQLNVQTNPNAKTVPLYTEPTTLSTVGKPRVTNTRLYEQIFSDLDNGRKLLAGYVRGNTSRYKIDTSVANGLLARASLNAGRWNDAANYAANARKGYTLMPAADYYGGFNNSQNVEWIWGHGQRPDQSNASYNFHFLDVSSAGSYYYSFRPDPFFMERFDKDDIRSKLFSWDTLPGREGLLRYDKFRFKDDQTGDIVLMRASEMILIEAEAAARNNDLTTAASRLNELRSVRNAKPLDITGKSQQEVISEVLIERRKELWGEGFSLSDILRTGGTVVRKEYLDANNKDITINVPRADGTVKKVIAKGHTVLRFPNGTPFVANSPYYIFAIPDAEYRNNPNLDN is encoded by the coding sequence ATGAAAAAAAATAAACTATATATAGGCATCGCATTGATCAGTAGTGTACTAGCTGGCAGTTGCAGCAAAGATTTCCTCGACCAATCACCTACTAATGCCGTACCGGAGGAAGTGGTATTCAACAGCGTAGCAAATGCAGAAACCGTCATCAACGGCACATGGGGCTACCTGATGGAAACGTTTAACTCATTTGCTAACCCCGGATACAGCGCTATCCTGCGTACCAGTGATGCTATGGGGAGCGATGTGGCTATCCTGACAAGTAAATATGGTTATCCGGCCTCTTACCAGTTTGTAGATGCTTCCGACCGCACCACCGGCAGGGTATCAGGCTTCTGGAACCTGCTGTACAAAGTGATCGATAATACAAATAACATTATCGCTCGTATCGACAATGTACCGGGAGATGATAACAAACGCCGTTACATCAAAGGCCAGGCACTGGTACTAAGAAGCTACTGCTACCTCACACTAGCAAGCTTTTATCAACTCAACGTACAAACAAATCCAAACGCTAAAACAGTACCGCTTTATACGGAGCCAACGACTCTCAGTACAGTTGGTAAACCCAGAGTGACCAACACTCGGCTGTATGAACAAATATTCAGCGACCTGGACAATGGCCGTAAACTGCTGGCAGGTTATGTCCGTGGCAATACCAGCCGGTATAAAATAGATACTTCCGTTGCCAACGGACTGCTGGCAAGAGCTAGCCTCAATGCAGGCAGATGGAACGATGCCGCCAATTACGCAGCAAATGCACGCAAAGGTTACACACTCATGCCTGCTGCCGACTACTATGGGGGCTTTAATAACTCGCAGAATGTAGAATGGATATGGGGACATGGTCAGCGTCCCGACCAGAGTAACGCCAGCTACAACTTTCACTTCCTCGATGTGTCTTCCGCAGGATCTTACTACTATAGCTTCCGCCCGGACCCATTCTTCATGGAACGTTTCGATAAAGACGATATCCGTAGCAAACTCTTCTCCTGGGATACCCTCCCCGGACGTGAAGGACTGTTGCGCTATGATAAATTCCGCTTTAAAGACGATCAGACCGGTGATATCGTACTGATGCGCGCTTCAGAAATGATACTGATAGAAGCAGAAGCAGCAGCGCGTAATAACGACCTGACCACCGCTGCCTCCCGACTGAACGAATTGCGAAGCGTACGTAATGCTAAACCTCTTGATATTACTGGTAAATCCCAGCAGGAAGTGATCAGTGAAGTTTTAATAGAACGTAGAAAAGAACTATGGGGCGAAGGGTTTTCCCTTTCTGATATCCTGCGTACAGGTGGTACAGTAGTGCGTAAAGAATATTTAGATGCTAATAATAAAGATATTACCATCAATGTACCAAGGGCCGACGGCACCGTTAAAAAAGTAATTGCTAAAGGACATACTGTTTTACGATTCCCGAACGGGACCCCCTTTGTCGCCAATAGCCCATATTATATTTTCGCCATACCAGATGCAGAATACCGCAACAACCCCAACCTCGATAACTAA
- the trxA gene encoding thioredoxin → MDNLQTIIQSDTPVLIDCFATWCGPCKMMPPILKEVKDKLGDKIRIIKIDVDKNQALAAQWQISGVPTLLLFHKGQLRWRQSGVVPAHELLKLLPQYMN, encoded by the coding sequence ATGGACAATCTACAAACCATCATACAATCCGACACCCCCGTGTTGATCGATTGCTTCGCTACCTGGTGCGGCCCGTGCAAAATGATGCCGCCAATTTTAAAGGAAGTGAAAGACAAACTGGGAGATAAGATCCGCATCATTAAAATCGATGTAGATAAAAACCAGGCCCTTGCCGCCCAATGGCAGATCAGTGGCGTACCCACCTTATTACTCTTTCATAAAGGACAGCTGCGCTGGCGCCAGAGTGGGGTAGTACCCGCACACGAACTGCTTAAACTACTGCCCCAGTACATGAACTAA
- a CDS encoding META domain-containing protein, protein MKKILFAAIVVVIAATACNSARRMVAGEESYIYNKEWKLTTLNGNAIDTIQHRSIPTLVFDKKNQRVSGNAGCNRMMGSFEISGMDNIAFSKLVSTLMACADMELEGNYMKTLEQVNKFSVTTTDNTLLLLKGDVVVARFIAK, encoded by the coding sequence ATGAAAAAGATATTATTCGCTGCTATAGTTGTTGTAATAGCAGCAACGGCCTGCAATTCTGCCAGGCGTATGGTAGCCGGGGAGGAATCCTACATTTACAATAAGGAGTGGAAACTGACTACCTTGAATGGCAATGCTATTGATACGATCCAACATAGGAGTATTCCCACATTAGTGTTTGACAAGAAAAACCAGCGGGTGTCGGGGAATGCCGGTTGTAACCGGATGATGGGTAGTTTTGAGATCAGCGGAATGGACAATATCGCGTTTTCCAAATTGGTTAGTACATTGATGGCGTGTGCGGACATGGAGCTGGAGGGCAATTATATGAAGACGTTGGAGCAGGTGAATAAATTCAGTGTAACGACTACTGATAACACCTTATTACTACTGAAAGGGGATGTAGTGGTAGCCCGATTTATTGCAAAATAA
- the smpB gene encoding SsrA-binding protein SmpB, whose product MAELKNRSAYFEYAIEDKFIAGMVLTGTEIKSIRANRVSFNDSFCYFSKGELYVKSLHIAEYSHGTYSNHDPLRERKLLLTKKELRKLDNKMKERGYTIVPLRVFISEKGYAKIEIGLGKGKKLHDKRESIKQRETDREIRRYLK is encoded by the coding sequence ATGGCAGAATTAAAGAACAGATCGGCTTATTTTGAGTATGCAATAGAAGACAAGTTCATTGCAGGTATGGTATTGACAGGAACGGAGATCAAGTCTATCCGTGCCAACAGGGTTAGTTTTAACGACTCGTTCTGCTATTTTTCGAAGGGGGAGTTGTATGTGAAGAGCTTGCACATTGCTGAGTATTCTCACGGTACTTATTCGAATCACGATCCTTTGCGGGAGCGGAAGTTGTTGTTGACAAAGAAGGAGTTGCGCAAGTTGGATAACAAGATGAAGGAACGGGGCTATACGATCGTTCCATTGCGTGTATTCATATCTGAAAAAGGATATGCCAAGATAGAGATTGGTCTTGGTAAGGGTAAGAAGCTGCATGATAAACGGGAGTCTATCAAACAGCGAGAGACGGACCGTGAGATCAGGCGATATCTCAAATAG
- the accD gene encoding acetyl-CoA carboxylase, carboxyltransferase subunit beta codes for MSSWFKRIKQGILTSTSEKKEAPDGLWHKCPNCKKTTTIKDLRAHYYVCDKCNYHNRIDSAEYFDILFDDQQFEELFPNIYPKDMLGFKDLKPYGARLVEAQKKSGLKDAMRVATGQVLGNDLVVACMDFSFIGGSMGSVVGEKISRAIDYCIKHRFPLMIISKSGGARMMESAFSLMQMAKTSAKLTQLANARLPYISLMTDPTTGGVTASYAMLGDLNIAEPGALIGFAGPRIIKETIKKDLPAGFQSSEFLLDHGFLDFIMDRKELKTKLAQVLTLFKH; via the coding sequence ATGTCAAGCTGGTTTAAGCGCATCAAACAAGGCATTTTAACGTCTACAAGTGAAAAGAAGGAAGCACCGGATGGATTGTGGCATAAATGTCCTAATTGTAAAAAAACCACCACTATTAAAGATCTTCGTGCACATTACTATGTTTGTGACAAGTGTAATTATCACAACCGTATAGATTCTGCCGAATATTTCGATATTCTTTTTGACGACCAACAATTTGAAGAACTTTTCCCGAACATTTATCCGAAGGATATGCTGGGTTTCAAGGACCTGAAGCCTTATGGTGCTCGTCTGGTAGAGGCGCAGAAGAAATCGGGGCTGAAGGACGCGATGCGGGTGGCTACGGGCCAGGTGTTAGGTAATGATCTGGTGGTGGCTTGTATGGATTTCAGCTTTATCGGTGGTTCTATGGGTTCTGTTGTTGGGGAGAAGATATCGAGGGCGATCGACTACTGTATCAAACATCGGTTTCCGTTGATGATCATTTCGAAGTCTGGCGGTGCGCGTATGATGGAGAGTGCGTTTTCGCTGATGCAGATGGCAAAGACTTCTGCTAAGCTGACACAGCTGGCCAATGCACGTCTTCCCTACATTTCGTTGATGACGGATCCTACTACGGGAGGTGTGACGGCCTCTTATGCGATGTTGGGAGACCTGAACATAGCGGAGCCAGGGGCGTTGATTGGTTTTGCGGGACCCCGTATTATCAAGGAGACGATCAAGAAGGATCTTCCTGCTGGTTTTCAGAGTTCGGAGTTTTTGCTGGATCACGGCTTCCTGGATTTCATTATGGATCGCAAGGAGCTGAAGACCAAGCTGGCCCAGGTATTGACTTTATTTAAGCATTAA
- the fbaA gene encoding class II fructose-bisphosphate aldolase, with amino-acid sequence MGKYRAGVLFGEELEALYKDAKSSGFAMPAVNVVGTNSVNAVLETAAKVNSPVIIQFSNGGAQFFAGKGMPNDKLQANIAGGVSGAKHVHEVAKYYGVPVVLHTDHAAKKWLPWIDGLLTAGEEYMKQTGQPLYSSHMLDLSEEPIHENLEISKAYFERMNKLGMSIEIELGVTGGEEDGVDNSGVDNSKLYTQPEEVALAYETLSQVGSRFTIAAAFGNVHGVYSPGNVALRPDILKTSQDFIQEKFKTGEKPVYYVFHGGSGSPKHQITESLGYGVIKMNIDTDMQWAFWEGVHDFYEAKKDYLQGQLGNPEGADKPNKKYYDPRVWLRKGEETFVKRLEEAFADLNCLNRNA; translated from the coding sequence ATGGGAAAATACAGAGCTGGCGTATTATTCGGCGAAGAGCTGGAAGCGCTGTACAAAGATGCAAAGAGCAGTGGATTTGCCATGCCTGCAGTCAATGTGGTGGGCACAAACTCCGTAAACGCTGTCTTGGAAACAGCCGCCAAAGTGAACTCTCCGGTGATCATTCAGTTCTCCAACGGGGGTGCACAGTTCTTTGCGGGTAAGGGTATGCCGAATGACAAGCTGCAGGCTAATATAGCAGGTGGTGTATCTGGCGCCAAGCACGTACATGAGGTAGCTAAATATTACGGTGTGCCTGTAGTGTTGCATACGGACCATGCTGCCAAGAAGTGGTTGCCCTGGATCGACGGTTTGCTGACTGCTGGTGAGGAATATATGAAACAGACGGGACAGCCGTTGTACAGTTCACATATGCTGGATCTTTCTGAGGAGCCTATTCACGAGAACCTGGAGATTTCCAAGGCATATTTTGAGCGTATGAATAAGTTGGGCATGTCTATAGAGATCGAGCTAGGTGTGACTGGCGGTGAGGAAGACGGTGTGGACAATTCTGGTGTGGACAATTCCAAGTTGTACACGCAGCCTGAAGAGGTAGCGCTGGCTTATGAAACCTTGTCCCAGGTAGGCAGCCGTTTCACTATTGCTGCTGCATTTGGTAATGTGCACGGTGTGTACAGCCCTGGTAATGTGGCGTTACGTCCTGACATTCTGAAGACGAGCCAGGATTTCATCCAGGAGAAGTTTAAGACCGGAGAGAAGCCTGTTTATTATGTATTCCATGGTGGATCTGGTTCTCCCAAGCACCAGATCACGGAGTCGCTCGGTTATGGTGTAATTAAGATGAACATCGATACGGATATGCAATGGGCGTTCTGGGAAGGTGTACATGATTTTTATGAGGCTAAGAAGGATTATCTGCAAGGTCAGTTGGGCAACCCTGAGGGAGCGGATAAGCCGAACAAGAAATACTACGATCCGCGTGTATGGTTACGTAAGGGTGAGGAGACTTTTGTAAAACGTTTGGAGGAGGCTTTTGCTGATCTGAACTGTCTGAACCGCAACGCGTAA
- a CDS encoding LysR substrate-binding domain-containing protein produces MLSNRHLAFMEVARLQSFSRASEALFISQPAISAHVKALEELYKTKLFERKGIQIALTEAGRLLYKRLLTVKVIQEQTEFDISAMHDQQQATGMLNLGASTTVALYILPKVMSAFHEEYPKVEITLLNRNSEIVQEALLNHEINLGITEEKGKLTNVTYQPFLKDQIVPVCSSNSPLAGQRSYRLRDILRMPVAFRERGSGTLEAVKLALARHKIRLNDLDAKVRLGGTEALKNFLIASGSLGFLSTRSIIKELQHGELIQLQFEGLRIERNFYFIQRKGEVSELSRRFIKMARSIYNKS; encoded by the coding sequence ATGTTATCAAACCGACATCTGGCATTTATGGAAGTGGCCCGGTTGCAGAGTTTTTCCCGGGCGAGCGAGGCTTTATTTATTTCCCAGCCGGCTATCAGTGCGCATGTGAAGGCATTGGAGGAGCTGTATAAGACGAAGTTGTTTGAGCGGAAGGGGATACAGATTGCGTTGACGGAGGCGGGTCGTTTGTTGTACAAGCGATTGCTGACGGTGAAGGTGATCCAGGAGCAGACGGAGTTTGACATTTCGGCGATGCATGATCAGCAGCAGGCAACTGGGATGTTGAATTTGGGAGCGAGTACAACGGTGGCGTTGTATATTCTGCCGAAGGTGATGTCTGCTTTTCACGAGGAGTATCCGAAGGTGGAGATCACGTTGTTGAACCGTAACAGTGAGATTGTGCAGGAGGCGTTGCTCAACCATGAGATCAACCTAGGTATTACGGAAGAGAAGGGTAAGTTGACGAATGTGACATATCAGCCATTTCTGAAGGACCAGATCGTGCCGGTGTGTAGTTCGAATAGTCCGCTGGCAGGGCAGCGCAGTTACCGTTTGCGGGATATATTGCGGATGCCGGTGGCTTTCCGGGAGCGGGGCAGCGGGACGCTGGAGGCGGTGAAGCTGGCATTGGCGCGGCATAAGATACGGCTGAATGACCTGGATGCGAAGGTGCGGTTGGGAGGTACGGAAGCGCTGAAGAATTTCCTGATCGCATCGGGTAGTCTGGGTTTTTTGTCGACGCGGTCGATCATCAAGGAGTTGCAGCATGGGGAGTTGATCCAGCTTCAGTTTGAGGGGTTGCGTATAGAGCGCAATTTCTACTTTATCCAGCGCAAGGGTGAGGTTAGTGAGTTAAGCCGGCGGTTCATCAAAATGGCTCGTTCTATCTATAACAAATCCTGA
- a CDS encoding helix-turn-helix domain-containing protein: MAQHVIERVKSISDYHRIRRLPAPEHPLISLVDYKDIRHSAAYNDISWMYDFYLIALKRGLDGKIRYGQQEYDFDEGTMFFISPGKVFRIEVAGDAADKSGWLLLVHPDFFRNMPLAKTIKRYKYFGYSAQEALFLSEREEAILAGVVQHIRQEYQSNIDVFSPQIITAHLEVLLNYADRFYHRQFITRRGSNHEILEKLDTLLDDYFDHVTISNGLPTVNYLAEHLHLTPDYLSSLLKVATGLNTQQHIHEKLIEKAKDKLTGTTMSVSEIAYELGFEHSQSFSKLFKAKTRLSPLAFRQSFC, encoded by the coding sequence ATGGCACAACATGTTATTGAGCGGGTAAAGAGTATCAGCGATTATCATCGTATCCGTCGGCTGCCGGCGCCGGAGCATCCATTGATAAGCCTGGTGGATTACAAGGATATCCGGCATTCGGCGGCGTACAATGATATCAGCTGGATGTATGATTTTTACCTTATTGCGTTGAAAAGGGGGTTGGATGGAAAGATCAGGTATGGGCAGCAGGAGTATGATTTTGATGAAGGAACGATGTTTTTCATATCTCCCGGGAAGGTATTCAGGATTGAGGTAGCGGGGGATGCGGCGGACAAGTCGGGTTGGCTGCTGCTGGTGCATCCGGATTTCTTCCGGAATATGCCATTGGCGAAGACTATCAAAAGATATAAATATTTCGGGTATTCTGCACAGGAGGCTTTGTTCCTTTCGGAAAGGGAGGAAGCTATCCTTGCAGGGGTGGTGCAGCATATCCGGCAGGAATATCAATCGAACATTGATGTATTCAGTCCGCAGATCATTACGGCTCACCTGGAGGTGTTGCTGAATTATGCGGACCGTTTTTATCACCGGCAGTTTATTACGCGACGGGGGAGTAATCATGAGATCTTGGAGAAGCTGGATACTTTATTAGACGATTATTTTGATCACGTTACCATAAGTAACGGTTTGCCGACTGTCAACTATCTGGCGGAGCATTTACATCTAACGCCTGATTACCTAAGTAGTTTGCTGAAGGTCGCTACGGGTTTGAATACGCAGCAGCATATCCATGAAAAGCTGATTGAGAAGGCGAAGGACAAGCTGACGGGGACGACGATGTCGGTGAGTGAGATCGCTTATGAGCTGGGATTTGAGCACTCCCAATCTTTCAGCAAGTTATTTAAGGCGAAGACCCGACTTTCGCCGCTGGCGTTCAGGCAGTCCTTTTGCTGA